The following is a genomic window from Hymenobacter monticola.
TCGGCCCGATGAGGCCCAGGCGCTGGGCCACGCGGTGGTGGTGGCTGTCCACGGGCATAGCTGGGATGCGCAGGTTGCTAAAAAGCAGCGTGGCTGCGCTGGTTTTCGGTCCCACGCCGCTGATGCTTTCCAGCCAGGCGCGGGCCTTGGGTACGGGCATCTCGGCCAGAAAATCGAGCGAGCACGGCGCGTCCGACCCGCAGCGCTGGCTGATTTCGCGCAGCACTGCCTGGATACGGGGCGCCTTTTGCTCGGGCCAGGTGCAGGCCCGAATGGCGTGCTGTACTGCCTCGGTAGGCGCGTCGCGCACGGCCGCCCAGTCCGGAAAAGTAGCCGTCAGCTCCTGGTAGGCGCGGTGCGAGTCGGCGTTTTTGGTGCGGTGCGAGAGCAGCGCGCTCACCAGCTCGCTCAGTGGGTCTTTGGTGCTGAAGAAGCGGAAGGGCGCCCCGTACTCGGCGCACAGCCGCTCGTGCACCAGGAGGGCCTTGGCCTGACGAGCGGCAAAATCGGTGGCCGAGGCGTCGGTAGCGGAAGCGGGCAGTTTCATCCTTGCCCTACGCGGCCGGGCAGGGTAGGGGTTGCCGATGGGAGTGCAAACCTGTCATTGCGAGCGCAGCGAAGCAATCCGTCCTGTTCCTGGCGACCAGCCTTCAAATGTGACAAGCTCAAATGGAAAGCCCCGGCACCCTTGCGGTACCGGGGCTCTCTAATAAAAGAGCGTTTCTGGTGCTAACAGGACGGATTGCTTCGCTACGCTCGCAATGACAATTCCTCTACGGTCGTCCTCACTTGCCGGCATTGTACAGCGAAATGGCTTGGCGCTGGTTACTAGCAAGCTTGCCTTGGAGCACAATGGGCACGATGAGCACCGGAAGGGCCGCGTACACCAGCGGGGAGATGTTGCGGCCGGCATCCGTGGGCCGAATGCTCTGGTACAAGCCCGCTATGAGCAGGCCGCCGCCCACCACGTAGCTGGCCACGCTGGCCCGCTGGTAGCGCTGTGCCTCAGACAACAACTGCTGAGCCCCGGCGTTGTCGCTGGTGGCCAGCATCAGGTTGCGCGGGGTGAGGTTCTGGATGGGGCCGTTGTCTTTCGAGAAGTACTCGGTTTTGACGGTGCGGTAGCCGCCGTAGGGGTAGCCGCCAAAACCGCCGTAGCCGTACCCGCCGTAGCCATACCCCGGGTAGCCGAAGCCGCCCGGCCCCGATGCATACTGCGTGGTGGTGATGGAATACAGGCTGATGCGGCCGGTTTTCTCGCGGCGCAGCGTGGTCTCGCGCGACGAGCCCGGCAGGTTGGTGCGCACGTAGTGGCCCGTTTCGTCCTCGTAAAAACCCACCTCGGCCAGCTCAAACTTGCGCTGCCCATCGAGCAGCAGATAGGAGCGGCCAAACAGGGGATTTTTGGTTTCCACGTCGTTGGCGCTGTACACCATGCCGTTTTTCAGGCCCACCTGGAAGCGGGGCGGGCGGGTGTTGCTGCCCGGCAGCTGGCCCGCCGGGGTGGGCGCATACACCGGCGCCGGGGCGGCCTGCGGGGCCGGGGCGGCAGCGGCGCGGCGCGCCGTGTCGG
Proteins encoded in this region:
- a CDS encoding endonuclease III domain-containing protein, which translates into the protein MKLPASATDASATDFAARQAKALLVHERLCAEYGAPFRFFSTKDPLSELVSALLSHRTKNADSHRAYQELTATFPDWAAVRDAPTEAVQHAIRACTWPEQKAPRIQAVLREISQRCGSDAPCSLDFLAEMPVPKARAWLESISGVGPKTSAATLLFSNLRIPAMPVDSHHHRVAQRLGLIGPKVGEAAAHKLLEALLPPGWDAQQVYDHHEALMFHGQKCCYFSGPACGRCVVLDQCPFGQARMGG